Genomic window (Sparus aurata chromosome 19, fSpaAur1.1, whole genome shotgun sequence):
TCAGCGAGGTTAAAGTGCATATTTATCACTTATCAGTTTAAGGTCAAACAAGGCCCACTCCACTTTCAAAATCTGATCTCTGACAACCCTGAATCACAGAATACCATTCTGCTTACCGTATATAGAGTTCGTACCAAAGTACAGTATGTTTGATAAAATGGCAAAAGATAGCCTTAAAAGGGCTCAAAACCAACCATTCGTGAGCCAGTATTTTAAACCTATGCTGGTCTGATGAGGCCTATGATTCAAAGCCTGAATCATCAAATTTGATTTCGATCCTGCACTGTTCAAAATGAAATACGCCACTGAACCAGGGTCAGAGTGTGGTTTTGCGTGAAATTTTTGGATAATGCTCATCACTTAAATTcaattttgtttcatttctgcaGCATATTACAGAGTTAACAAGTACATATGGAAACATGGTCTCTGTACAGTTCATGACATTTCAGTGTGACTAAGAAAGAAACTTGAAACTATTAAGGTGAATATGCTTCCAAAACCAAAAGGCTTCCAAATGACTAAGTTGATTTCTAGTTCCTCCCTCCGAATGTCCcttcacaaatgtttttttcctaaCAGTGCAAAGAGAGGCATAATATGAATACCGTCTCTTTTCTGTTGTAGCTTGTTTGGCCCAAGTTGTCCTGTGTGAAACAAATAGACTCATGTTTGGATACACTCGCACAATCGACCGGCTAGGTTCAGTGAGTCACCCACTAGGACAGCCTGCCAACATTCCACTGATCTCCTAAATAATGCCAACGTCTCTCACACAGAAAGTGAAAGAATTACTATCTTAAGTTGGAAGTGAGTGATCCTGCGGCTGCACCTTGCAAAGTTTCATaggaaaagtacaaaaaagaaacaacatctACACAGAGATTTATATTAATGTGCTCAGACTTACCGGCCTCTTAGGACAAGGGCAATGTATTGAGTATAGGACAGATTTGGCCAATGTGTCCGTGTTGGGAAGCCTTAAATTCTTCATTTTGCAGGACAGGCTGTGCAATTTGCTCACAATAACCTGCAAAACATAGGTCTATGAGTCATTTGCAACATTTCACTCAGAGTCTACACCCTTTGTGACCACAAAACTAGGGCCCTACAATCAGTAGCACATTTAATGATCTCTATAAACAGATATCTGCATATGCATGTAGAATCTGTGGGCAAGGGAAAATATTTTTGGTATCATAAGTGTTCTGGTTCCCGTGTATAGTCTGAGTTGTATTGACCAATAATGTTTGAGCTGGTTTTGGGTTAATGCAGGTAAACCAATGAATACAGAGCTACAGGTGGCTGACTGTGTGAAAGAACAGAGCTTCACACGACAAAGTTGGCCAAATAATGGATTGATGCTCCACAATAGGCTTGCTGTCACAAGCAAATCCATCACAAAGGTGTTGAATGAgattaatatttttctttttctggtgGTCTGGAACAGTGACATCTTTGGACTTGCTGACCCCTTTGGGGCCCTTGGAGGTTTTGAATCTGCTCATGTGTTAAGTAAAGTTTTGGAAATTGAGTTGCTGTTGCATACACAGCGATgagccacaacattaaacattttgttaaaatgctgctgctgagaAACTTTGGGTCTAGTGTTCAGGTGGATGCCACTTGACTGAAATCACCCACCCAAGCACACACCCTAATTGGAACAGCACTTTCCTATGACACTAGGCCCTGCAACGCAGCACCTGAGGAACATGAAAAAGAGCCCAAGACACAAACCTGGTATCCAACTGCTGCAGATCCCAATTCGACTGAATATCTTGGGATGTGCCACAACAAGTCCAAcccatggaggccccaccttGCTACCCACAGGACTCAAAAGATAGACTGCGAACACCCTGGTACCAGACAACACAGGACACCCACAGAGGTCCTGTTTCTATGCCTCAATGAATCAGACTCAAGTCTGATCCATGGATTGGACTTGTTCCTGCACATCCCAGAGGTGGTCAACTGGGTTGAGAACTGAGGAAATTGGGGGGGGCCTTGAGCTCTTTTTCATATTCCTCAGGGCAACAGTTTTTGCGGTGTAGCAGGGCGCATTGTCCTTCTGGGGTGGGTAGTGTCATCAGGAAACGCTATATGCCCCAAGGGAGTGTACTTGCACTTCAAGTATTTGGGTAGGGGGTTCCACGACCTAAGCTTTcccaacaaaacattttattgtaacaagatgatcaatgttattcacttgACTTGTCAGGGTCTCTGTTTTTATGGTCACTTAGTGTACATTTTTGATAATAATTtagacattaaaaacattaataaatgatACCAAGCAAATAACTTAATAAAAAGGAAAGGAATTACATGTACACCAGAAACATTTTAGCTTACATCTACAGAATAATTATTactcaccaccaccacatcgTTGGACGTGCAGTTCTGTAGCCTGTATATCTTCTTAGGGCAGGATATGGTTTGCAGCGAGGTTGTGATATTTTCTCCCTTGAATGAAATGAAGCATTACAGGGGTAGATATTAGTCATACAAATTAAGAATTTTGCAGAAGAGGGCAGCCAGTTTCAAGTCTAAACTTTTGTTAATTATTAAATTACCATCCACTATTGGCTTGCAACTGTATATTTGTGCTTCAGCTTGTatctggtttgtttgtttgcttgcttgATGTCTCTGTTTGTGCTCAGCATCATTGAAAATAAGGACTTCCCTCAACTGGTTCCCAGAATCTTTGAGGTCCTATTTGTAATAAGGCTGACTGTTCAATCTCACTCCCAACTCTTCATATATTGACACTTTAGGATGAAGTCCAACCCCACCTACATTCCCAAAGCCTGGGTATTTGACCCGTTGGCAATGAGACACAAAAATCAGACCTTTAAATAAAGCTTTGAATATATAAATTATCTTTgagaaaacatttcagtgtttgAGGTTATGTTGACGGTGTTAAGGTGCTCTCTTTTGgttatataaaaaatgtgtgacataCCATATTTAAAAGTTTAGCTTAAACCTGCATGTTGATGGGAATGATTCACCATGAGAGTATCTTTTTCCGACTTCATGTAAACGTGCAAAtcaccttgttttgttttgccttagtttcacttgaaaaaaagtacataataatcatacataaataaataaataaggaagGGGAAAGAGTTGACGAAATGCACAAAAACTGCCTAACATCTAATACCTAATATTAGGTTGCAGCTGCTTTTGCATGATGCTGCTCCAACTTGCCTGCTTCTCTTTACAGTATTTCTGTACCCCGTCCCCCCCTTTAGTGATGAGATTTCAAACCAGACATGATTCTGGATCTATTCTCTGCTCAAGATCTGTGCTGCATCTTGTCCTCCATTAGATGGGACTGATCCCATGAGCTGTCATTTCCTGGCAATAATCCTTGCCTCTTAACACACAACAATACAAGCAGATTTCCCTAGATGGCAAAAATTAACTTTATTGGTGTCTCACTCACGGTGTTTTCCAGATCAGTGCGGATGGTTGCCTTGTAATCTTCGCTAACGTCAGTCGGAGGCCTGATGGTGTCACAGGACAGGGACAGAGATAGAGGTAGAagcagaagaacaagaagacTGATGCGAAGAAGAGGCTGAGAGTTTGAGgtcagggagagagggagacagagaggtcaGTCAGCTGAAGTTTACAGTAGAGCTCTTTTTCATATAATGAACTAATAACACTTGCGTTCTGAACATCCATTCATTATAGTGCAACTTTGTTCGTGTGGACTGCATGGCAGCATGATCAAAGCAGTCTAAATCTCCCACTCAATTACTGAGATGGCTCAAATTTATTTGAATAATCTTGGTCCACATAACAGTTTAAAGGAAATTACAATGATTTTTACTTTGTCAGCTAAGTCAGTGCCCCTGCCATGTCTTAATGCCACATGTAAATCTAGTGATGGAAAGTAACTTAGTacaagtacttttactttaatattttcattCAGTTGCACCTTCAGAGGGAAACTGTGCATTTTCTACTGCACTACATTTCTTTACAAATCATTAGTTCTTTGCTTTAGTCACAAAGAGGATTAACATTTAACATACAAAACACATAATCATTTTTTAAGATGTGGTGCATGGTTAGAGAATAAATCACCCTGCAGTGTGCAAAGTACTGACCACAACATTATATGTTGCTTTCACGTGAACGCATCAGCAATTATAATCCAATAAAAGCCGAGGCTACAACACCCTGAATGTGACTGGTTTTGTGCTGCGCTGTCACCTCTGCACCTCAACATTACAACTACATTACAAATTGAACGCAACGCAGTCTCCAACACGGATGTGTCTGTTCCTGTAAACCAAGAGCAATTCCCGTAAATCCCAAACCTATTTCGGTTTCCTTCTGACTGGGAATTATTTACTCGGAAATCCCCTACTGTGAAAACCACTGAAGTCTTCAACATACAGCAAACCAGCCAGTCGCTCGGCGGAGAAGGCATGGGGACGGATGCGTGCGGAGTGAACTCCCCGGTAAGTTTGGTAAACACTGCTTTGGACCGTAcagactgcgtgtgtgtgctgtatcTGCCCCGCTCCGACACTGACAGGACTTCGGCTTTTATTCGGCGCGTATTTGGTGCAGTTAAAGTCGGTTTAATTAGGTGCGTCACCGCTTAAATGCCACTTAACCCGCAGGCAGCGCTGTCACTGTACTCACCATTGGTCATTCTTCATTCATATTCACCGCGGGCTGGAGCTGGAAACCTCGCGCGTGTCTTCATCGCTGCCCAGGTGTTCGGTCAGCTCGGCTTTCCACcgtggagacacacacacacacacacccacactcacacatacacccacGAACACTGGTGCTCTCACAGTCGGTGCGGTTGTAGTGGCTTCTCGTTCTCTGCCATTACAGTCCGTTCCCCACGTCCTGCGTAACGCAGCCGTTCAACCAcagcatgtgatttttttttttacttccgtCCTCTCCACCAGAGGTTTCACTTTACAGCCAGACGAATAAACGTGTGAAACAGGGGTGACACGCGTGGTCAACCCagtacttttattattttttatttatttatttttttgctggcATCCCTGGTTGTTGTAATGGATAGAGGCAAAGCTGTTTTGTGGCTCAAGTGGTGgacttgtttctgtttttttcatataCTGTGCGTTACACAGCTGCGGGACGTGCATTAAGGCTGATGGGCTGATTCATTCattgaaaaaaacccaaaacgcTCTATTTCAGCAATGACCCCGGCATATATCACATGCATGTTCACACTGAGGGCTGCTGCCTGAGTGAAGCATCTGGCGCAGTCAGTAGCTGAGTGCCTTGCTCACCTGCCCCTCGATGAGttgaattcattcattcattcattctcagTGCCCACAACCTAATTTTGAGGACCTTTGGATTGTTCTTTAACTTGGAAGGTAGTGAGTCAGTGTACAGGAGTCTGTGCCACTGATCATGTAACTGATTCGCTCCAGATTTGTAAATGGATGAGTTGAAGACAGCACATGGTGCGTCACATTATTCTAGATAGTGCAGTCGTGTTTTTAAGAGCTGCACATTTGTGTCACAGCTAGTCTGGTcaagaatgaaaaaatgcaagtGTTGGAACGCAACTAAGTAGATTTACTCACGTCCTGTACATAAGTACCACTTTGAGGAGATAcgttttactttatttctatttaatgctgctttatacttctactccactacatttccgaggcaaatattgtgcttttacCCCTCCTGTCCAGTGAGAACAAtgtgtttgtaaatgtttgtgatgAGTTAAAGGATGAAGTGTCCCTTTATGGGTTGAGAAAATTCCCCTCCCTCTAAAACTAAATAATCTATTCAGAAACAGTGAGAGCCTCACATGACAGTGAAGCACCGTATGATTGCTTTAAAGAATGTGAGGCATTGCTTTAGATTAACTACACAACAGTCAAGTTGTACGCTCAACAAGAAACGTCCgcagcagtaaaatgcaacattCTCATGACTGCAGCAGGAATATGAATCCAGAAACATCAGATGTAATAGTAAAACACTGACCGGCActagtacttttacttttgaaactTGTGAAAATTGTGTTATGGCTACTTTAATTTAAGTAAATAATCTGAATACTTCACTTCAACAATTAAGAATAAGTCCTCTAAATTTTCACTCTGCTTTTTAGAACAGTTCTTTCACTGAAACACATCACAAGACAAGAGTCTGATTTCCTCAGTACGGTCACTACCTTCTGAAATACAAACCAGTTTCAGGGACACCCATCAACCCGGTGGGCCCTTTTGGTAAATGTCTGGCTGTAGTTAGTAAGATGAAATGCCCTTGACACTGCGATGATAACATATGCTATTAACTTATCAcctgttttattgtattttttatttattgtacctgccttttgtaaaaacaaaacaaaaaaaactaatacGACTCTCTCTTATGATTTTTGAACTTTCTCATGTTCAAAAACCCTCAGGTttatgtacacacatacacacaaactatACACGTTCAGTCACCTTTAGCCTTTAATTTGTCCTTTGGAGCAATTAAATAGTTTTGTCTTGCCAGTTTAGTACCACACCTCTGCACATATGAAGATAACAGCTCAAGAGCAATAAATGCCATCTGCAAGGACAACCGACTAAGCAACAAATAACTTGTAATAACATTCTTTTTATAAGTTGCTAGTACCCTTAAGTGAGTTATATTACTAAAATTACATCTGAAACGTAATATCCAATTTTAACACAGTGGTACTGGGTCGGTATCCGGCATACTTAAAGTTTGGTTCTAGGAAGGGAAAAATGGTATGCATACATCTCTAATAGAGTGTTAATGAAAACAGTGTCGATATAATTTATGAGTTCACATCTGGACTGAACATTGATGGTTCGTCACTATCGCTGTAgataaaacagaacatttttcaGTAGGTTGTCCTGTCTGAAATCCTAAATTTCGTTGTCCGGTGTCGATCTACCTTGTAAAGTTGTAAattattcaaatattcatcctcccaaaatgttattttctattCGAAACAGGACAGGCGTCGGGAGAGCAGTACAGAACATTTGCAGCTGAGGCACAGAGTTTAAATATAAGaaccaagcatttttactgACACTTACAGATAATAGAATGTCACTGATCGCTGCCAACTTTGAAAATGACACACATTGAACAACATTTTTTGCTGGATATTCTGCATAGATGCTGTGCCAATAAATCGCAGCATTTACGAGCTGATCCCAGGGGATTTACATAGTTTACTAAACTGAAGAAGAACCCATACAGGAACACTTAATCCCTCAGTTCATCAGAAAAAACAGTCACCAAATTtggaaacacactttttttctccactaGACCGGaataacgtgtgtgtgtgtgtgtgtgtgtgtgtgtgtgtgtgtgtgtgtgtgtgtgtgttacagtgctAGAGCCCACAGTAATTAAAGACATCCATCAGATTATGACAGTGGTGTCGGGAAGCCTTGCAGCGTGGGACCTAATGGTGATCTGATGAACCATGACAACAGCAATCAGAGGCGCAGATGATGTTTCTGAGCAAGATTCCTCTTGTTTCCTGGTGCTTTGTGATTCACTTACAAAGTATGTGTGGGGTGTACTGAGACGTAGATTATGGGAGGTGGTaaagttattacattatatttCAGTTTGTACTGTCCGGGGGTTATCGTCAGCGTGCAGATGCATACATGTCCAGTTTCAGTattattctgtaatgttgaGGATACATGTAAATCATTAGAACAAGTGCACAAAGCACCGCAAATGATAAAAATTGTTGTATGTTTGTTATGGCAAGGGTTCCAGTTAGGCAAGGTTTGCCATGTGCAGACAGGAAAGTATTTACTAGGTTGCTGTACATTCCGTGTGGCTTCTTTCTAGAGATAAGGAATGGTGCAACCACCAATCATAGGATAGACACTGAATTGTATTTGAAAGATTCATTTGACCTCTACTATTACAGTAAATGATGTAACATGACAGATAATGTAACCTGTCGCTCTAAAcagattgaaaaggtttttgtttttttattaaaccagaataataaaataaaaggggCCCTTGTATTCTAAAGAAAGTGAACTTTATtcatacgttttttttttaaaaacagattaacTAATCAAGGCAGAGAGCAAgcaacaagagagagaaaaggctgTGCTGACtcaggttgcattttggctCAAGGTAATTCATTTGCCAAAAAATACTGCATCTGAGTTAACTTCATTTATAAACGGGCCTGTAACTTGAGGACAAGTGGATATGGTTTAGCCATCGATTAGAGGAGGTGTTGATGACAGCTGCTGATGGGAGACAGGTCTTTCATAATGCTGGGAGGAAATTCACTGCtttttcagagagaaaaaaacagtctcCTCTCTGACTATAGTCACATACTGTCACAGATTTGTGGTTCGTTGGTGTTGAGTTTTCTTGGATCATTAAATGAGCACATCACTGTTTTTGGCTCTTTTGTCGGCTCAAGTCATGTTTGAGCCAATTACATGTAACAGGTGGATTTAATGAGTAGCCATGTTTTGATACTTACTGATCTGTTTGAAAGAATGCAAACTGAATGTCTGGTTTGAACCTCCTCAAGTCCTGTTGGTAAGGGGAAACACATACTGGCTGGGGAACAGACTtcaacaaaatgtggaaaaaggaGTTCTCCACTGCCGCCTGAACAGCTGAACACCAGCTGAAGTCAAGCTGGTATCTTTAATGTGggcatttgttgttttttaagtgcTGTaccataggcaactggacttgtttcactGTCTTGAAGAcctttcacctctcatccaagaggcttcagTTCTAGCTAACTGGGGGGCAGATGCAGGAAGAGTTTCTGTTGCAGCCACTGTTGTATTCAGATTATTTACTGGACTCAAAGTGCTAATACATGTAAATTTGTGGTCCAACTGATGGTGACACGTGTCCACTTAGACTTCCTCTACATAAACAGAAGTGGCAGTCACATTCTTGATTCCCTGCCATGACAGATCTAGCCTTGCCCAACTCAGGAACCATACCAACCATAATGATAGACACTGGGGCCTTTAACAGCTAATTTTTTCAACACGCTCCTCCAGTCCGTTTTAGACACAGCATCTTAGTGGTCAACAAGTCAGGAACACATCCTCTTATTGCCTCAATCCAGGGCTTCATGGACAGTCAGTCCACGGCTAACAGCTACCACAACTTTAAATGTGAGTAAAAAATTATAGAACTTCCGATGTGATGGACTTTACTTGGCCCGGGCATGCGCTCATGTCGAGACCTGCAGAGGTTTAGCAGTTGACTTAATTTGGCAGGTTCTCGTGAGTCAAGTGGTCCCATGCTTTGTTATTTAAGGGTTATTTTTGGCctagatttattttatttaaaaaacaaaaaaccaatgCAGAGGCattaattgaaattaaaaaagataatGTCTAAGGCTTATCAATCAGCTCTGTCAGGAAAAGATGTGGGTGtacatatttatgattattttcagaCTGTGTGGgttgaaaacagacaagaagCATAATTCCCCTTCACTTCAATTTTACAGTCGGGTAGGCAAACTCAGTGAATATACGTACAGGTACATCGCAATAAATGAAGAATACCATGGAAAAGTTCATGTATTTCAGTGATTCAATTTAAAAAGTGAAACTCATATATTGTATAGAATTATTACACCCAAAGTTAAATATTTTAACCttaatttgttttgattttaattgtTACAGCTTACAGCTCATGAAAACCCAAAATTCAGTATCCCAGAAAAATTTTAATATCGTGAAAGAGTTCAATATTGTAGACCGGAGGTGTCACACTCTAATCAGCTAATTATCTCAAAACACATGCAAAGGTTTCCTGAGCCTTTAAATGGTCTCTCAGTCTGCTTCAGTGGGTTGCACAATCATGGGGAAGACTGCTGATTGGACAGTTGTGCAGAAGACAGTCATTGACACTGTCCACAAGGGTAAGCCCCAAAAAGTCATTGCTAAAGAAGCTGGCAGTTCGCAGAGTGATGTAACCAAGCATATCCATAAAAAGTTGAGTGGAAGAAAAGTTATGTTGGAAAAATTGCCCAAGCAACGGGGACAGCAACAGCCTTGAGAGGATTGTCAAGCAGAGGCCATTcatatatttgatatttaataTCTGTCAGTATCAGTGGTCTAAAGTCCCTCTTTTCAGATGAAAgtacatttttgcatttattttggaAATCAAGGTCCCAGAGTctggaggaagggaggagaggcaCAAAATCCCTAGTTGCTTGAAGTCCAGTGTGATGTTTGCAGAGCAGGTGATGTCATCTTCTGGTGTTGGTCCACTGTATTTTATCAAGTCCAAAGTCAACACAGCCATCTACCAGAAAATTCTAGGGCACTTCATGCATCATTCTGCTGTCAAGCTTAATGTAGATGCTGATTTAATTTTCCAGCAGGACTTGGCAGCTGCCCACACTGCCAAATGTACCAAAACCTGGTTTAATGACCATGGGATTACTGTGCTTGAATTCGCCTGACCTGAACCTCATAGAAAATGTGTGGGGTATTgtcaagaggaagatgaaagaCACGAGACCCAACAATGCAGATGAGCTGAAGGCCGCTATCGAAGCAACCTGGGCTTCCATAGCACCTCAGCTGGGCATTGATGTAGTAATTCATGCAAAAGGAGCCCCAACCAAATACGAGAACATACTTTTCAGAAAGGCCGACAtttctgaataaaacattttctttttctttactgGTCTTTTTTCTAATATTAAAATTTTCTGAGATACTGAatttaagggtttttttttggagctGTAAGACACAATCAtcaagattaaaacaaaaaaaggcttgAAATATTTCATTGTGTGTGCAATAAAtcaactatatatatatatatatatatataaccctTAGAGATAATATATAACCCTTAgatataaccctaacccttagaGTTTCACTTTTTCAATTGAATTACTGAAATAAATTTACTTTTCTAAATTATTGAGATGCACTTGTATGGGAAGGAATAGAAGCATTAGAGTGTGCTAGAGGCTGGTAAATATCATGGCTGGAGTTTGTTAAGTTTTTCTCCGGAAACCTTATCTGGCAAATTTTTCCTTGTCCTTGTGGAAAGCTTTGATGGGAGCTCTCACCATTGGTGACTGCCAGTCCGGTCACTCCTGTCTTACCTGGGTTTCTATCACCCTCCATCTTTGCCTGATTCTTCAGCAGGATGCTGATAGCAAATGTGGAAAACAGatcctcttcctgtctttggTTGCACAAAGGCAGGTGTGCTTCTTTTGTGAATTCTGAATTTTTCTGGGGAAAAATCTGAGATGATGGCGAACAGTATGACACATGGGAAGCAAAACGTTTAGGGGAAATCATCTAGATGCATGTAAGCAAAAAATAATGTGagtttttactttaaaagtaAGGATTTGCTAgtattctttttctttaatgatgGTCAATGAAGGGTCTTTAGGTTTTGGATTGTTGGCTGGACAAACAAATCAATCGTAAGATGTCTCTTTGGAGCATTTTTCATCTAAGACTAAAAGTCAATTAATCATGAAGGTAATTGGCAAAATCAATCAACTATGACAACAATCTTTAGCTGAAGCCCTGCTATTCAGGCTGTCAGTGGTTTCCCTTTTTGTCAATGCACTGGAAATAATTGATTGTTTACTCTTGATAGATATATAAAGGATACACCAGCACACATACCATGCCACAGGAGTGTAATAATGATAACGTTTCAATTCTACTTGGAGCTTCATGAGGTCTGAATCTTTCATTGACAGCGTTCGCAACTACGTGATGTGAATATGattacttaaataaataaattgttatAGAAAGGAAGCAGTATGACTGTACCTGTCTCGCATTTGGTGAATATGTTCTTTGATTAATAAAAAATTTGATATAAACAATTTCGCCTGTGTCTCCCTTCTTCGTTAGCCAGTGAGCTGGTCATAACACTCCTTGCCTATTTGTTTAACCATTTCATTTATCACATGGCCCGTGCATTTTAAGGTAATATTATGTGACTTATTACAATAATTGTATCATTTTTATAAAAACGTTATCGTTTTTGCGGCTTCTGATGACATTTGCTGAGTCTAACCGAAGTAGGAAACATGACAGTTAGTCATTGGTACAGATTTTGCTTTTGCAGTC
Coding sequences:
- the LOC115570072 gene encoding uncharacterized protein LOC115570072; this encodes MPLLRISLLVLLLLPLSLSLSCDTIRPPTDVSEDYKATIRTDLENTGENITTSLQTISCPKKIYRLQNCTSNDVVVVIVSKLHSLSCKMKNLRLPNTDTLAKSVLYSIHCPCPKRPTAEPMARLKTKRMAKRQKRNERKTLRRELCKAKAIVSAMNGCYQMLNSLLATCNQARCEAKKLPVSPM